In the Pseudanabaena sp. PCC 7367 genome, one interval contains:
- a CDS encoding DUF6761 family protein — MLQDTRTIRNYQKITDSLVELKDRGYTRDELRLYVDGYLASLRCNNTIEAHLIHRLEDEVSRFLYDSSNFSSSGNYELMTEREN, encoded by the coding sequence ATGCTTCAAGACACTCGCACAATCCGAAATTACCAGAAAATTACTGATTCCCTGGTTGAATTGAAAGATCGAGGTTACACTCGTGACGAACTTCGTCTATATGTGGATGGTTATCTGGCCTCACTCCGCTGCAACAATACGATCGAAGCACACCTGATCCATCGTTTGGAAGATGAAGTGTCTAGATTTTTATATGATTCTTCTAATTTCTCTTCTTCGGGTAATTATGAATTGATGACGGAACGAGAAAATTAA
- a CDS encoding ABC transporter permease subunit produces MVLVLEGIFNGISTGSVLLLAALGLAIVFGLMGVINMAHGELLMIGGYTTFLVQKGFEFLDEKWFGFSIPVALIAAFLVTAIFGLILENGVIKYLYGRPLETLLATWGVSLILQQFVRSVNWVLVAGIAIFSALFFGGMWLLKWRLAKRIADWDRWQALAGLVLFPLSAGIAIAVGLVMSKIYELTVTKPWFGAQNVGIVTPEWLTGGLLLSDIGVPEPIGTIQLPMTRLFILGLTIACIICIYLFLNATSWGLRIRAVTQNRSMSSCLGIPTKTVDSLTFAIGSGLAGIAGCAVSFLGPVGPNTGQAYIVNAFMVVVVGGVGKLVGSIIAALGLGTIDYLIGSGTIALIATPLKPVAEFFTFFATSSMSKVMLFALIVAFLQFKPAGLFPQKGRTVDA; encoded by the coding sequence TTGGTACTTGTACTCGAAGGAATATTCAATGGAATTAGCACAGGCTCGGTGTTGCTTTTGGCAGCGCTGGGTCTGGCGATTGTTTTTGGACTTATGGGCGTAATTAATATGGCCCATGGCGAACTTTTGATGATCGGTGGTTACACCACTTTTCTGGTGCAAAAGGGATTTGAATTCCTCGATGAAAAATGGTTCGGCTTTTCTATTCCCGTAGCCCTGATCGCTGCTTTTCTGGTCACGGCCATATTTGGCTTGATTTTGGAAAATGGCGTAATTAAATATTTGTATGGCAGGCCCCTGGAAACATTGCTGGCCACCTGGGGTGTAAGCTTGATTTTGCAGCAATTTGTACGCAGTGTGAACTGGGTGCTGGTGGCAGGGATCGCCATCTTTAGTGCCCTATTCTTTGGTGGCATGTGGTTGCTGAAGTGGCGCTTGGCCAAACGAATTGCCGATTGGGATCGCTGGCAAGCCCTGGCGGGTTTGGTTCTGTTTCCATTGTCAGCCGGGATTGCGATCGCAGTGGGTCTGGTCATGTCTAAGATCTATGAATTGACTGTGACTAAACCCTGGTTTGGCGCTCAGAATGTTGGCATTGTGACCCCTGAATGGCTAACCGGCGGCCTGTTGCTAAGCGACATTGGTGTCCCGGAACCGATCGGCACGATCCAACTGCCAATGACGCGTTTGTTTATTCTGGGCTTAACGATCGCCTGTATTATTTGCATTTATCTATTTCTCAATGCCACCAGTTGGGGCTTGCGGATTCGTGCTGTCACCCAAAACCGCTCCATGAGTTCCTGTTTGGGAATTCCCACCAAAACCGTCGATTCCCTCACCTTTGCGATCGGCTCTGGTCTGGCTGGGATCGCTGGCTGTGCGGTAAGTTTTTTAGGCCCAGTTGGCCCCAATACTGGTCAGGCTTATATTGTGAATGCATTCATGGTGGTGGTAGTTGGCGGCGTAGGTAAACTGGTGGGCAGTATTATTGCCGCCCTGGGATTGGGCACGATCGATTATTTAATTGGCTCCGGTACGATCGCCCTTATTGCTACCCCGCTAAAACCTGTAGCAGAATTTTTTACCTTCTTCGCCACCAGTAGCATGTCCAAGGTGATGCTATTTGCTTTGATTGTGGCATTCTTGCAATTCAAGCCCGCTGGTTTATTCCCTCAGAAAGGACGGACGGTCGATGCCTAG
- a CDS encoding peptidase M22, with translation MKIALALHTTTAELGITIAEIEPIRLNVSDLQLDHLDNSESRAQIYNRSETALTKPIDRAWHLGRDLSHQIHTCLAEVMAELSWQDLVFIAIASGKGSFTSTRIGVVLARTLGQQLDLPVFAIDCDAISAYCRNFEPPRSDSQGLLELAFEQWQQGRSPNWAEALPIYGGSPV, from the coding sequence ATGAAAATCGCTCTTGCCCTCCACACTACTACGGCTGAATTGGGGATTACGATCGCTGAGATTGAGCCAATTCGGTTAAATGTGTCAGATTTGCAGCTCGATCATCTCGATAATTCTGAGTCTAGGGCACAAATATACAATCGTAGCGAGACTGCTTTGACCAAGCCGATCGATCGTGCCTGGCACTTGGGGCGCGATCTATCTCACCAGATCCATACCTGCTTGGCGGAGGTAATGGCCGAATTGAGCTGGCAAGATCTAGTATTTATTGCGATCGCCAGTGGCAAGGGAAGTTTTACCAGCACCCGCATCGGTGTAGTTTTGGCACGAACCCTGGGGCAGCAGTTAGATCTACCAGTATTTGCGATCGATTGTGATGCAATTTCTGCCTATTGCCGCAATTTTGAACCACCTCGATCGGACAGCCAGGGGCTATTAGAATTGGCGTTTGAGCAGTGGCAACAGGGGCGATCGCCCAATTGGGCTGAGGCTCTGCCAATCTATGGTGGTAGCCCTGTTTAA
- the urtC gene encoding urea ABC transporter permease subunit UrtC — MPSQKPKSELDQDKLGAMSDSPVNPSKTDAVVSDLDPDPDPDELTANSASVQSKPSLWRSLRALRGEAIAVVVIGLLLAFVVPPILTAIGQEFRITLMGRFLALAIVALGIDLIWGYTGLLSLGHGVFFSLGGYALAMHLKLQIPADASSQLPEFMGLYGVDELPWFWQPFYSFPFTLIALMVIPAIVAGILGYLVFRNRIRGVYFSILTQATTIIFFNFFNGQQKLINGTNGLTDFNTILGADVNSDSTQRAFYLLTIVVLAAAYALCRWLTSGSFGRLLVAIRDDEARVRFSGYNPTWFKVLVFAISAALAGIGGALYTPQTGIISPDTMNIAFSIEMVIWVAVGGRASLVGAILGALVVNFSSSILSEQFPAVWSFSLGALFLIVVLALPQGILGWFRSRGWEKLLYIFGWRKRSYTYPSLEEDPEVQYERKNIGN; from the coding sequence ATGCCTAGCCAAAAGCCCAAGAGTGAGTTAGACCAGGATAAATTGGGAGCGATGTCGGATTCACCAGTTAATCCAAGTAAGACGGATGCAGTGGTTAGCGATCTTGATCCTGATCCTGATCCTGACGAGCTAACCGCAAATTCTGCCTCAGTTCAATCTAAACCAAGTCTATGGCGATCGCTTCGTGCCCTTAGAGGTGAGGCGATTGCTGTAGTGGTGATTGGTTTGCTGTTGGCCTTTGTGGTGCCGCCGATTTTAACTGCGATCGGTCAGGAATTTAGGATTACATTGATGGGCAGGTTTTTAGCCCTGGCGATCGTGGCGCTGGGCATAGATCTAATCTGGGGTTACACCGGCCTGCTCAGTCTTGGGCATGGGGTATTCTTTTCGCTGGGTGGTTATGCCCTGGCCATGCATTTAAAGTTACAAATTCCCGCCGATGCCAGCAGTCAATTACCAGAGTTCATGGGACTCTATGGCGTAGATGAATTACCCTGGTTCTGGCAGCCATTCTATTCATTTCCGTTTACGCTAATAGCTTTGATGGTAATCCCGGCGATCGTGGCTGGCATTCTGGGCTATCTGGTATTTCGCAATCGGATTCGTGGGGTTTATTTCTCGATCCTGACCCAGGCCACCACGATCATTTTCTTTAACTTTTTTAATGGCCAGCAAAAATTAATCAATGGCACCAATGGCCTGACCGACTTCAACACGATCCTGGGTGCGGATGTAAATTCTGATAGTACCCAACGCGCTTTTTATCTGCTTACGATCGTGGTGCTGGCCGCTGCCTATGCGCTCTGTCGCTGGCTCACCAGTGGTAGCTTTGGCCGATTGCTGGTGGCGATCCGCGATGACGAGGCGCGGGTGAGATTCTCTGGCTATAATCCCACCTGGTTCAAGGTATTGGTATTTGCCATTTCCGCTGCCCTGGCTGGTATTGGTGGCGCTCTGTATACGCCCCAAACTGGGATTATTTCACCAGACACGATGAACATAGCCTTTTCGATCGAGATGGTAATTTGGGTAGCCGTAGGTGGCCGTGCCAGCCTGGTTGGCGCAATTTTAGGCGCTCTGGTAGTTAATTTCAGCAGTAGTATTTTAAGTGAACAGTTTCCGGCGGTGTGGTCATTTTCGCTGGGTGCTTTGTTCTTGATCGTAGTGTTGGCATTGCCCCAGGGGATTTTAGGCTGGTTTCGATCGCGCGGCTGGGAGAAACTACTCTATATCTTTGGTTGGCGCAAGCGTAGCTACACCTACCCCAGTTTAGAAGAAGACCCAGAGGTGCAGTATGAACGAAAGAATATTGGAAATTGA
- the urtA gene encoding urea ABC transporter substrate-binding protein, translating into MNEFNRRKFLILGSASLATTLLLKACASPEAPAPTEPTTTTEEPDTPAATDGDTIKVGILHSLSGTMAISEKSVVDAEQLAIKEINEAGGVLGKQIEAIVEDGASDWPTFAEKAAKLIDQDEVVTVFGCWTSASRKAVLPVFENKDHMLWYPVQYEGQECSKNIFYTGAAPNQQIEPAVDWLLENKGTDFFLVGSDYVFPRTANTIIKAQLEANGGTTVGEDYIPLGSTEVTPIITKIKAALPDGGVIFNSLNGDSNVAFFKQLEGAGLTADQYPTMSVSIAEEEVRAIGPDILKGHYAAWNYFQTVESDASNAFVEAFKAEYGDDRVVNDPMEAAYVMVKIWSQAVETAGTTDLEPVREAALGQTLEAPGGTYTLENNHHLSKVVRIGEVRDDGLFEIVFATDGPVTPIPWNQYVAETKGFACDWSDPDKGGKYEDPSLT; encoded by the coding sequence ATGAACGAATTTAACCGACGTAAGTTTTTGATTTTGGGTTCTGCGTCACTAGCCACTACCCTACTGCTAAAGGCTTGTGCCAGCCCCGAAGCCCCTGCTCCAACTGAGCCCACTACAACCACAGAAGAGCCAGATACCCCTGCGGCTACTGATGGCGATACGATCAAAGTAGGGATTTTGCACTCCCTCAGCGGCACCATGGCGATCAGTGAAAAGAGTGTAGTTGATGCCGAACAATTGGCGATCAAAGAAATCAATGAAGCTGGTGGTGTATTAGGCAAGCAGATCGAAGCGATCGTTGAAGATGGTGCTTCCGATTGGCCGACCTTTGCGGAAAAAGCTGCCAAGCTGATCGATCAAGATGAAGTGGTAACTGTATTTGGTTGCTGGACTTCCGCCAGTCGCAAAGCTGTGCTGCCAGTATTCGAGAACAAAGACCACATGCTCTGGTATCCAGTCCAGTATGAAGGCCAAGAATGTTCTAAAAACATCTTCTACACTGGCGCTGCTCCCAACCAGCAGATCGAACCAGCCGTAGATTGGCTGTTGGAAAACAAAGGCACTGACTTCTTCCTGGTCGGTTCTGACTATGTGTTCCCCCGTACCGCCAACACAATCATCAAGGCTCAGCTTGAAGCCAACGGTGGCACAACCGTGGGTGAAGACTATATTCCCTTGGGTAGTACCGAAGTTACGCCAATCATCACCAAAATCAAGGCTGCCTTGCCCGATGGTGGTGTAATCTTCAACTCCCTCAATGGTGACAGCAATGTTGCTTTCTTCAAACAGCTAGAAGGTGCTGGCTTGACCGCTGATCAATACCCCACCATGTCGGTCAGTATCGCAGAAGAAGAAGTCAGAGCGATCGGCCCTGATATCCTCAAGGGTCACTATGCCGCTTGGAACTACTTCCAAACCGTTGAATCAGATGCTAGCAATGCATTTGTGGAAGCATTTAAGGCCGAATATGGTGACGATCGCGTTGTCAATGACCCGATGGAAGCCGCTTATGTGATGGTAAAAATCTGGAGCCAAGCGGTAGAAACTGCTGGCACCACTGATCTAGAGCCTGTGCGCGAAGCTGCCCTGGGTCAAACCCTTGAAGCCCCTGGTGGTACCTACACCCTGGAAAATAACCATCACCTATCTAAGGTAGTCCGGATTGGCGAAGTCCGTGATGATGGTCTATTTGAGATTGTCTTTGCAACCGACGGGCCGGTAACGCCAATTCCCTGGAACCAATATGTGGCTGAGACCAAAGGTTTTGCCTGCGATTGGTCTGATCCAGACAAGGGCGGCAAGTACGAAGATCCTAGCTTAACCTAG
- a CDS encoding HlyD family efflux transporter periplasmic adaptor subunit codes for MCKPIRKKLKMTIGDRGQQGGNSRTVIIAGVVIAIGLLGFGASRLIATNQRQQAEQQAAIEAEQAQTVRDSVAALGRVEPQGEVILVSGPAGERLAILEVDRGDFVTAGQPIAYLETYAETLAQRDLEASRLAEAEKRLLAITINRESQIEEAQANLISADLPKEYEIAAQKAEIRRLEAQLELDQADLRRSQSLQADGAISQQELDRQETAAAQTAEQLDNARQILTQLESNRSTQVQLAQAQLLVQQTSLPLDQVQVAVESARQALALAEAQLERTIIRAKKDGQILRVITREGEAIASDGGIVEMGNTTQMFVVAEVYETDVGLVEIGQPAKINSRNGAFEQELSGTVSEVGWVIFKNDVLDDDPAANADARVVEVRIKLDPADSEVVAALTNLQVDVRIDVEASRNEG; via the coding sequence ATGTGCAAACCTATTCGCAAAAAGCTAAAAATGACTATTGGCGATCGAGGTCAACAAGGCGGTAATTCTCGCACCGTGATCATTGCTGGTGTGGTTATAGCAATTGGCCTATTGGGATTTGGGGCAAGTAGATTAATCGCCACCAATCAGCGCCAGCAAGCAGAGCAGCAAGCGGCGATCGAAGCGGAGCAGGCTCAAACTGTGCGCGATTCAGTGGCAGCACTGGGGCGGGTTGAACCCCAGGGAGAAGTTATTTTGGTGAGTGGTCCGGCCGGAGAGCGCTTGGCCATTCTAGAGGTCGATCGGGGTGATTTTGTGACTGCTGGCCAGCCGATCGCTTATTTGGAAACCTATGCAGAAACTCTGGCGCAGCGTGACCTGGAAGCAAGTCGATTAGCCGAGGCAGAAAAGAGGCTCTTAGCAATTACGATCAATCGAGAAAGCCAAATCGAAGAAGCCCAGGCCAATCTGATCAGCGCAGACTTACCAAAGGAATATGAGATCGCGGCCCAAAAGGCAGAAATTCGCCGCCTTGAGGCACAGTTAGAACTAGACCAGGCAGATCTCAGGCGATCGCAATCACTTCAGGCTGATGGCGCAATTTCTCAACAGGAATTAGATCGCCAGGAAACAGCCGCCGCCCAAACCGCTGAACAACTGGACAATGCCAGGCAGATACTCACCCAATTGGAGTCCAATCGCTCTACTCAGGTGCAACTAGCCCAAGCACAATTGCTAGTCCAACAAACTTCATTGCCATTAGATCAGGTGCAGGTGGCGGTTGAATCAGCCCGCCAGGCATTGGCATTGGCTGAGGCTCAACTGGAGCGGACAATTATCCGGGCTAAAAAAGATGGCCAGATTTTGCGCGTGATTACCAGAGAAGGAGAAGCGATCGCCAGTGATGGTGGGATCGTCGAGATGGGTAATACAACCCAGATGTTTGTGGTGGCAGAAGTTTACGAAACTGATGTGGGTTTGGTAGAAATTGGCCAACCAGCCAAAATAAATAGCCGCAATGGGGCATTTGAGCAGGAATTAAGCGGTACTGTTAGTGAAGTGGGCTGGGTGATTTTCAAGAATGACGTGCTAGATGATGATCCTGCTGCCAATGCGGATGCCAGAGTGGTGGAAGTAAGAATTAAGCTCGATCCGGCTGATAGCGAGGTGGTTGCCGCTCTCACCAACTTACAAGTAGATGTGCGGATTGATGTAGAAGCTAGCCGCAACGAGGGTTAG
- the urtE gene encoding urea ABC transporter ATP-binding subunit UrtE, with translation MSSSSIAKDIIQTNHSRGDQVPTLHITNLDVYYGESHILRNVDMSVLPGQMVCLIGRNGVGKTTLLKTVIGLLSARRGKVELKDQLINSLTPDRRARLGVGYVPQGREIIPRLTVKENLFLGMEALPPRKRKNKGAINATIDLVYELFPVIKEMLSRMGGDLSGGQQQQLAIGRALMGQPELLLLDEPTEGIQPSIILEIEAAVKQIAAAGTSVLLVEQHLHFVKQADWYYAMQKGGIVSSGVTADLSNEVIQHFLAV, from the coding sequence ATGAGTAGTAGTTCGATCGCCAAAGACATCATCCAAACTAACCATAGTCGAGGTGACCAAGTACCAACCTTGCACATTACTAATCTGGATGTCTATTATGGCGAAAGCCATATCCTGCGCAATGTGGATATGAGTGTATTGCCAGGTCAAATGGTCTGTTTGATTGGTCGTAATGGGGTGGGCAAAACTACGCTGCTTAAAACTGTGATTGGTTTGCTGTCGGCTCGACGCGGCAAGGTGGAGCTAAAGGATCAGTTAATCAATTCACTTACCCCCGATCGCCGGGCTAGATTGGGCGTTGGCTATGTCCCCCAGGGACGAGAGATTATCCCCCGCCTCACCGTCAAAGAAAATTTGTTTTTGGGTATGGAAGCATTACCACCCAGAAAGCGTAAAAACAAAGGCGCGATCAATGCCACGATCGATCTGGTATACGAACTATTCCCAGTAATCAAAGAAATGCTGAGTCGAATGGGCGGCGACCTCAGCGGTGGGCAACAACAACAATTGGCGATCGGTCGTGCTTTGATGGGGCAGCCCGAATTATTATTACTCGATGAACCGACTGAAGGCATCCAACCTTCAATTATCCTAGAGATTGAAGCGGCGGTTAAGCAGATCGCGGCGGCAGGCACGTCAGTTTTGCTGGTGGAGCAGCACTTGCATTTTGTTAAACAGGCCGATTGGTACTATGCCATGCAAAAGGGCGGGATTGTTTCTTCTGGTGTAACTGCTGACCTGAGTAATGAAGTGATTCAACACTTCTTAGCTGTTTAG
- the urtD gene encoding urea ABC transporter ATP-binding protein UrtD codes for MNERILEIENLTVSFDGFKALNELNFSMEKGELRVIIGPNGAGKTTFLDVITGKVKPTIGQVRFKGKNLRSLKEHNIAQLGIGRKFQTPRVYLNLTPRENLGLSASRDKNVISNLFKRSTVRERRQVEHLLGVIGLTAKADIKADLLSHGEKQWLEIGMLVAQSPDLLLVDEPVAGLTDEETAKTGKLLTDLAEDHSIIVIEHDMEFVRQIARKVTVLHEGTVLCEGNIEEVQNDPRVIEVYLGQSEEDEAA; via the coding sequence ATGAACGAAAGAATATTGGAAATTGAGAACCTCACCGTTAGCTTTGATGGCTTTAAGGCGCTTAATGAGCTTAACTTTTCGATGGAAAAGGGCGAGCTGCGGGTGATTATTGGCCCCAATGGCGCTGGCAAAACCACCTTTTTAGATGTGATTACTGGCAAAGTAAAGCCCACGATCGGCCAGGTACGGTTTAAGGGTAAAAATTTACGATCGCTAAAGGAGCATAATATTGCCCAGCTTGGCATTGGCCGCAAGTTTCAAACCCCCAGGGTCTATCTTAACCTTACGCCCAGGGAAAATCTGGGACTGTCGGCCAGCCGTGATAAAAATGTGATTAGTAATTTGTTTAAGCGATCGACAGTTAGAGAAAGGCGACAGGTAGAACATCTGTTGGGTGTGATTGGCTTGACCGCCAAGGCCGACATCAAAGCCGATCTGCTTTCCCACGGCGAAAAACAATGGCTGGAAATTGGTATGTTAGTGGCACAATCACCTGATTTACTGTTGGTGGACGAACCAGTGGCTGGATTAACCGATGAAGAAACCGCCAAAACTGGTAAGCTGCTCACCGATCTAGCCGAAGATCATTCGATTATTGTGATTGAACATGATATGGAGTTTGTGCGGCAGATCGCCCGCAAGGTAACGGTTTTGCACGAGGGCACAGTGCTGTGTGAGGGCAATATTGAAGAAGTTCAAAATGATCCGCGTGTGATCGAAGTTTATCTGGGTCAATCTGAAGAGGACGAGGCAGCTTAA
- the ureG gene encoding urease accessory protein UreG — MSAFRVGIAGPVGSGKTALVNNLCKQLRQHFQLAVVTNDIYTQEDAQFLVKAEALESNRIVGVETGGCPHTAIREDASMNLVAIEQLEHDFNSLDLVFVESGGDNLASTFSPELVDLTIYVIDVAAGDKIPRKGGPGITKSDLLVINKIDLAPHVGADLGIMERDAKKMRGDRPFVFTNLKQQIGLDTVVQFINQNM, encoded by the coding sequence ATGAGCGCATTTCGTGTTGGCATCGCTGGTCCTGTGGGCTCTGGCAAAACTGCTTTAGTTAACAATTTGTGCAAACAACTGCGGCAACATTTCCAGCTTGCAGTGGTCACCAATGATATTTATACCCAGGAAGATGCTCAGTTTCTAGTAAAAGCTGAGGCTTTAGAAAGCAATCGCATTGTGGGCGTAGAAACAGGGGGTTGCCCACACACGGCGATCCGCGAAGATGCTTCGATGAACCTGGTAGCGATCGAGCAGTTGGAGCATGACTTTAATAGCTTAGATTTAGTATTCGTAGAAAGTGGCGGTGATAATCTGGCTTCCACCTTCAGCCCCGAATTAGTGGATTTAACTATTTATGTGATTGATGTGGCGGCCGGCGATAAAATTCCGCGTAAGGGTGGCCCTGGTATTACCAAATCAGATCTACTGGTGATTAACAAAATTGATTTGGCTCCCCATGTGGGTGCTGATCTGGGCATAATGGAGCGCGATGCCAAAAAGATGCGCGGCGATCGCCCTTTTGTGTTTACTAATCTCAAGCAGCAAATTGGCTTAGATACTGTGGTGCAGTTTATTAACCAGAATATGTAG
- the devC gene encoding ABC transporter permease DevC, with product MFKTPLAWLNLTHEKTKLVVAIAGVAFAVLLIFMNLGFLGALATTASQTYSSMNADIFLVSPLTLELSTTKPFPVERIYQAAGLKGVDRVMPLFVGYMQWRNPETRINRAIFAYGFNPNDPVFLMPELKSIAGREKLRAFNTAFIDRRSRPEFGPLAIGTTTETERRDVTVVGQYDLGGGFAADGTVIMSDVNFQRYLDRRGPAEIDLGLIQLSPDADPEIIAAKLREMLPADVDIFTKPGIIEHDRRYWIDTTSTGFIFGMGVVVAFIVGTVIVYQILYTDINDHMAEYATLKAMGYGPFYLCSVVLQEALILAVIGYIPGLVITMLLYELTLNATAGTLPVSMNLERAISVFILALIMCSASGLISIQRVLQSDPAEVF from the coding sequence ATGTTCAAAACACCGCTGGCCTGGCTCAATCTGACCCACGAAAAAACTAAGTTAGTTGTAGCGATCGCTGGGGTGGCCTTTGCGGTGTTGCTGATCTTTATGAATCTGGGTTTTTTGGGGGCATTGGCAACTACCGCCTCCCAGACCTATAGCAGCATGAATGCGGATATTTTCCTGGTCTCGCCGCTGACCCTGGAACTCAGCACCACTAAGCCTTTTCCGGTGGAGCGCATTTATCAGGCGGCAGGGCTCAAAGGTGTGGATCGAGTGATGCCCCTATTTGTGGGTTATATGCAGTGGCGTAACCCAGAAACTCGGATTAATCGCGCCATTTTTGCCTATGGGTTTAATCCCAATGATCCAGTGTTTCTGATGCCGGAGTTGAAGTCGATCGCAGGCAGGGAAAAACTGCGCGCCTTCAATACTGCTTTTATTGATCGGCGATCGCGCCCCGAATTTGGACCATTAGCAATTGGCACTACCACCGAAACCGAAAGACGAGATGTCACGGTAGTTGGTCAATATGACCTGGGCGGTGGCTTTGCTGCCGATGGGACGGTGATCATGAGTGATGTTAATTTCCAGCGCTATCTCGATCGGCGCGGGCCGGCTGAAATTGACCTGGGTCTAATTCAACTATCGCCCGATGCTGATCCAGAAATAATTGCCGCCAAACTCCGTGAGATGTTACCAGCAGATGTGGATATCTTTACCAAACCTGGCATCATCGAGCACGATCGCCGCTATTGGATTGATACCACTTCCACTGGTTTTATTTTTGGTATGGGCGTAGTGGTAGCTTTCATTGTTGGCACTGTGATTGTTTATCAAATTCTCTACACTGATATCAATGATCACATGGCCGAATACGCTACCCTTAAAGCGATGGGCTATGGCCCGTTTTATCTTTGCTCAGTAGTTTTGCAAGAAGCGCTGATCCTGGCTGTAATTGGTTATATCCCTGGCCTGGTGATCACGATGCTTTTATATGAACTCACGCTCAATGCCACCGCTGGCACTTTGCCCGTATCAATGAATTTAGAGCGAGCCATTTCAGTATTTATTCTGGCATTGATTATGTGCAGCGCTTCGGGGTTGATTTCAATTCAGCGGGTGCTTCAATCTGATCCAGCGGAGGTATTTTAA
- a CDS encoding HpsJ-like protein, cyanoexosortase A-associated — MSQPNQGKPPIKPPLPNIKGVAAPETDGPAQRKQAKRASGRIRLSDWVEDNTQNMLSLIGYGLLGFALIDYIDILVPARLMNPQWELQAITALVAKVWAPLFGLMLVFCRRKGSLGKREMNLLNIFSWAALGLAIIYFALIPLSIGNAFRLSQNTTQQLTNQLNQQTSQLDQYRRAVDQANTPADLGRIFAPNQPTPNIPDPQAAKQELLTQIEQYEQEVNTNTQLNIQSTRRNLIKRTVINGFTCLLAGWLFFKIWRFSLWARQWKRFAS; from the coding sequence ATGAGCCAGCCCAACCAAGGAAAACCACCAATTAAACCACCACTCCCTAATATTAAGGGTGTGGCTGCTCCAGAAACAGACGGTCCAGCGCAGCGTAAGCAAGCTAAAAGAGCATCTGGTCGGATCAGACTGTCAGATTGGGTTGAAGACAATACCCAAAATATGCTGAGTCTGATCGGTTATGGATTGCTTGGTTTTGCGCTGATTGACTATATCGATATTCTGGTGCCTGCCAGACTCATGAATCCGCAATGGGAACTCCAGGCGATCACTGCCCTGGTGGCAAAAGTATGGGCACCATTATTTGGCTTGATGTTGGTTTTTTGTCGGCGTAAAGGCAGTCTAGGTAAGCGTGAAATGAATCTGCTTAATATCTTTTCGTGGGCTGCACTTGGCCTAGCAATCATCTATTTTGCGCTTATTCCCCTCTCGATCGGTAATGCCTTTCGCTTATCGCAAAATACAACTCAACAACTCACCAACCAGCTCAACCAACAGACTAGTCAACTGGATCAATATCGCCGCGCCGTTGATCAAGCCAATACACCGGCAGATTTAGGGCGTATTTTTGCACCAAATCAACCAACCCCAAATATTCCCGATCCCCAAGCAGCTAAGCAGGAACTACTTACCCAAATTGAACAATATGAGCAAGAGGTGAACACTAATACCCAGCTCAATATTCAATCGACCCGCCGAAACTTGATCAAGCGCACAGTAATTAATGGGTTTACCTGTCTGCTGGCTGGCTGGCTATTTTTCAAGATCTGGCGCTTTAGTCTCTGGGCAAGACAGTGGAAGCGCTTTGCATCATAG